In Anaerotignum faecicola, the genomic window GACAAATCCCGACGATTCTGCCATGGTACGCAGGTCATGCTCCACCGCCTCCTCGTACTGGCTCACCATACTCTTTAAACGAACGCTTTCCATATCTGAGATCTGGGCCGAAAGCTCCGACGCCTCTTTCTGAAAGCTGATGGCTTCGAAGTAATAGGCCAGTTTGTCATCCAGCCGGAGTCCCCCCGTAAACGGTTTTAAGACCAGCAGAATGAGCACCATGCCCGCAAACAGCCGGAAATATTTTT contains:
- a CDS encoding stage III sporulation protein AF, with translation KYFRLFAGMVLILLVLKPFTGGLRLDDKLAYYFEAISFQKEASELSAQISDMESVRLKSMVSQYEEAVEHDLRTMAESSGFVCVKAKALIDGDEKNARFGHVVSVSLRLAPDSPGQTDQGNNTKIRPVES